The Magnolia sinica isolate HGM2019 chromosome 9, MsV1, whole genome shotgun sequence genome contains a region encoding:
- the LOC131255584 gene encoding protein trichome birefringence-like 19 translates to MELPFGKKSTTHLQNIPLIALLLTLILMIFAITPLCYPFISPSFLWKWFSPSPSPSTSFDGGDGMMNVVLEKKCDIFNGEWVPNPDAPYYTNTTCWAIHDHQNCMKYGRPDSDFMKWKWKPDGCELPVFDPVKFLELLRGKSLAFVGDSVGRNQMQSLICLLSRVEYPIDISYTPDDKSRRWLYTVYNFTVANYWSPFLVRSKEADPIGPTLTGLFNLYLDEFDEDWTTQIDEFDYVIISAGHWFPRPSMFYEKGHIVGCHYCLKTNVTDLTMYYSYRMAFRTAFRAINSIENFKGTTFLRTFAPSHFENGLWNQGGNCVRKRPYMSNETTLEGSNLEFYMTQVEEFRTAKEEGKKRGMKFRLLDTTQATLLRPDGHPSRYGHWPQENVTMHNDCIHWCLPGPIDTWNDFLLEMLKMEDGELSDGKFYKSDRKLIAR, encoded by the exons ATGGAGCttccttttggaaagaagagTACTACCCACCTCCAAAACATCCCTTTGATAGCTCTActactaaccctaatcttaatgaTTTTTGCAATCACACCCCTCTGTTACCCTTTTATTAGCCCTTCATTTCTATGGAAGTGGTTTTCTCCATCTCCATCACCTTCTACTTCTTTCGATGGCGGTGATGGAATGATGAATGTGGTGTTAGAGAAGAAATGTGATATTTTCAATGGGGAATGGGTCCCGAATCCTGATGCGCCTTATTACACGAACACGACATGTTGGGCCATCCATGATCATCAAAATTGCATGAAGTATGGACGGCCGGATAGTGATTTCATGAAGTGGAAGTGGAAGCCGGACGGCTGCGAATTGCCGGTATTCGACCCGGTGAAATTCTTGGAGCTTCTTAGAGGGAAGTCATTGGCTTTTGTTGGTGATTCTGTGGGAAGAAACCAAATGCAGTCCTTGATTTGCCTCTTATCAAgg GTGGAATATCCCATAGATATTTCTTACACTCCTGATGACAAATCCAGACGCTGGCTGTACACAGTATACAACTTCACTGTTGCAAACTACTGGTCACCATTCCTAGTAAGATCAAAGGAAGCTGACCccatagggcccaccctcacaGGCCTCTTCAACCTCTACCTCGATGAATTCGATGAGGATTGGACTACCCAGATTGACGAGTTCGACTACGTGATCATCTCCGCAGGACATTGGTTCCCTCGGCCATCCATGTTCTATGAGAAGGGCCACATCGTTGGTTGCCACTACTGCTTGAAAACGAACGTCACCGATCTAACCATGTACTACAGTTACCGAATGGCCTTTCGGACTGCATTCCGTGCGATTAACAGTATAGAAAACTTCAAAGGCACGACATTCTTGAGGACATTCGCGCCTTCGCACTTTGAGAACGGATTATGGAATCAAGGAGGGAATTGTGTGAGGAAAAGACCTTACATGAGCAATGAAACAACGTTAGAGGGGAGTAATCTAGAGTTTTACATGACCCAAGTAGAGGAATTTCGGACTGcgaaagaagaagggaagaagagaggaatgaaGTTTCGGTTGCTTGATACTACACAGGCAACATTGTTGAGACCTGATGGGCACCCTAGTCGATATGGACACTGGCCACAAGAGAATGTGACAATGCACAATGATTGTATACATTGGTGCTTGCCGGGCCCCATTGACACATGGAATGATTTCTTGCTTGAGATGTTAAAGATGGAAGATGGAGAATTGTCTGATGGGAAGTTCTACAAAAGTGATAGGAAGTTGATAGCTAGATAG